In Arthrobacter citreus, a single genomic region encodes these proteins:
- a CDS encoding response regulator transcription factor, translated as MIKVVLVDDHEMVRMGVSTYLSTQSDIEVVGQASNGKDGVQLVLEKRPDIILMDLVMEGMDGIEATKSIISKWPEAKIIIVTSFIDDENVYPAIDAGAISYMLKTSRASDIANAIRTTHKGGSVLEPVVTGKMMSRMRKSVQRELHDDLTAREQEVLHLMTEGKSNQEIADALFVSLKTVKTHVSNILTKLEVVDRTQAVIYAFRHGIVEQK; from the coding sequence ATGATTAAAGTTGTATTAGTAGATGATCATGAAATGGTACGTATGGGTGTTTCTACATATTTAAGTACTCAATCTGATATTGAAGTTGTAGGTCAAGCTAGTAATGGAAAAGATGGTGTTCAGCTTGTACTGGAAAAACGCCCTGATATCATTTTAATGGATTTAGTGATGGAAGGAATGGACGGGATTGAAGCGACAAAGTCGATCATTTCTAAATGGCCTGAAGCGAAAATAATTATTGTCACAAGCTTTATAGATGATGAAAATGTATATCCAGCAATTGATGCAGGAGCAATTAGTTATATGCTAAAAACGTCAAGAGCTAGCGATATCGCAAACGCAATTCGAACAACTCATAAAGGTGGTTCGGTTTTAGAACCAGTCGTTACTGGGAAAATGATGAGTCGAATGAGAAAGTCTGTTCAGCGTGAATTACATGATGATTTAACGGCTCGAGAACAAGAAGTGCTCCACTTAATGACAGAAGGTAAATCAAATCAAGAAATCGCAGATGCCTTATTTGTTTCTTTAAAAACAGTTAAAACACATGTAAGTAATATACTGACAAAATTAGAAGTAGTAGACCGAACACAGGCTGTTATTTATGCTTTTAGGCATGGGATTGTAGAACAAAAATAA
- a CDS encoding sensor histidine kinase: protein MKIDKGIFLSICLAAFTSCILICGIVYYFIDHTFLDKLFLYKIGNFPLILIIFIAIIIISIVYSTAVLSTIRHNEKALLKGLTKAENGIYHKETELPIRSIDNEIELKIQKISKQIEDSRKTVQKLVDEKKLMESQTIEDVVTKERHRLARELHDSVSQQLFAISMMISAINELGETTFKEQLQYIEKMAINAQSEMRALLLHLRPVQLEGKSLKEGVEKLLTELTNRQALQLKWKIDDISLSKGVEDHLFRIIQEALSNTLRHANAKTFEIRIRKIEDFVLVRMIDDGIGFNVDNRKTGSYGLQSISERSSEVGGTAKIVSVPNRGTQIEVKIPVIE from the coding sequence ATGAAAATCGATAAAGGTATCTTTTTATCAATTTGTCTGGCCGCATTTACGTCTTGTATTTTAATTTGTGGAATCGTCTATTATTTCATTGATCATACTTTTCTAGATAAATTATTTTTGTATAAAATTGGAAATTTTCCTTTAATATTAATTATTTTTATAGCAATTATTATTATATCAATTGTTTATAGTACAGCGGTTTTAAGTACAATTCGTCATAATGAAAAAGCCTTATTAAAAGGATTAACAAAGGCAGAAAATGGAATTTATCATAAAGAAACTGAACTTCCAATTCGTTCAATTGATAATGAAATCGAATTGAAGATTCAAAAAATATCGAAACAAATAGAGGATTCAAGAAAGACTGTTCAAAAACTAGTCGATGAAAAGAAATTAATGGAATCTCAAACAATTGAAGATGTTGTAACGAAAGAAAGACATAGACTTGCTAGGGAATTACATGATTCTGTTAGCCAACAATTATTTGCAATTTCCATGATGATTTCGGCTATAAATGAACTTGGTGAAACAACCTTCAAAGAACAACTACAGTATATTGAAAAAATGGCTATTAATGCTCAATCAGAAATGCGTGCACTTTTATTACATCTAAGACCAGTTCAGTTAGAAGGGAAAAGCTTAAAAGAAGGTGTTGAAAAGCTTTTAACTGAACTAACAAATCGTCAAGCACTTCAATTAAAATGGAAAATTGATGATATTTCACTGTCAAAAGGTGTGGAAGATCATTTGTTTAGAATTATTCAAGAAGCTTTATCAAACACTTTGAGACATGCAAATGCAAAAACATTTGAAATACGGATTAGAAAAATTGAGGATTTTGTGTTAGTACGAATGATTGATGATGGAATCGGTTTTAACGTTGATAATCGTAAAACTGGTTCATATGGATTGCAATCAATTAGTGAACGTTCTTCAGAAGTTGGAGGTACTGCAAAAATTGTCAGTGTTCCAAATAGAGGAACACAAATTGAAGTAAAAATTCCCGTAATTGAATAG
- a CDS encoding cell wall-active antibiotics response protein, with product MKRLRRLTSNELTGLLFIIAGIGLLFDLFMNPFAIIAAAVGIYLFQYGAKKRKVYPSTSANIAFFGGIILFISNVFQLKSILGVLSFIVIYIGYLIFVNSKFNEKVIVPNIVETTNTGVFQTSTLISNRFFSNIHLKNDTFELDDVDYYFGIGDVTIDLSESFIPEGETVLVLNGIIGNISLYVPYDLEVSIHHATLFGKINILKNEISGFNKNCKFTSNDYKEASRKIKIVTSLAIGNIEVTNK from the coding sequence ATGAAGCGACTTAGACGGTTGACTAGCAATGAATTAACCGGATTATTGTTCATAATCGCAGGAATAGGATTGTTATTTGATTTATTTATGAATCCTTTTGCGATAATTGCAGCTGCAGTAGGGATTTATTTATTCCAATACGGGGCTAAAAAACGCAAAGTTTATCCTTCTACATCAGCAAATATTGCATTTTTTGGTGGGATTATTTTATTCATCAGTAATGTTTTTCAATTAAAATCGATACTAGGAGTACTATCATTTATCGTTATATATATTGGATACTTAATCTTTGTTAATTCGAAGTTTAATGAAAAGGTAATCGTACCAAATATTGTTGAAACTACAAATACAGGTGTATTTCAAACAAGTACACTTATTTCAAATCGTTTTTTCTCAAATATCCATTTGAAAAATGACACGTTTGAATTGGATGATGTGGATTATTATTTTGGCATTGGAGATGTCACAATTGATCTTTCCGAGTCTTTTATTCCAGAAGGTGAAACAGTTTTAGTATTAAATGGGATCATAGGCAACATTAGCTTGTATGTACCATATGACTTAGAAGTTTCAATTCACCATGCAACTTTATTTGGCAAAATTAATATACTTAAAAATGAAATAAGCGGATTTAATAAAAATTGTAAATTTACTTCTAATGATTATAAAGAAGCTTCTAGAAAGATTAAAATTGTTACTTCTTTAGCGATCGGAAATATAGAGGTGACAAATAAATGA
- the rsgA gene encoding ribosome small subunit-dependent GTPase A yields MNLEQLGWKESFGEMDQNTVVARVISEQRQIYKLHDGESELTGEVSGKFQFQANVKSDYPSVGDWVVIEPLNGENKAIIQKVLPRLSQFSRQSAGIKIEEQVVAANIDYVFLVMALNNDFNIRRLERYLLVAYDSGASPIIVLTKKDLCTDLPGKMEEVEEIAFGVPIFSVNSTNGEGIEELKQLISFGKTVSLLGSSGVGKSTLLNALIGELKQITQDVREGDDRGKHTTTHRELFFLPSGGMVIDTPGMRELQLWGGEEHISSTFTDVEELAKSCKFSDCTHSKEPDCAVNRAIENGDLEPERLTSYRKLMKELAYAERKQDASLARQEREKWKKVSKMMNSKSYK; encoded by the coding sequence ATGAATTTAGAACAATTAGGTTGGAAAGAATCGTTCGGTGAAATGGATCAAAATACAGTTGTTGCTAGAGTAATATCTGAGCAAAGACAAATTTATAAGTTACATGATGGAGAAAGTGAGTTAACTGGAGAAGTATCAGGGAAATTTCAATTCCAAGCAAATGTAAAAAGTGATTATCCGTCAGTTGGAGATTGGGTTGTGATCGAACCTTTAAATGGTGAAAATAAAGCAATTATTCAAAAAGTGTTACCAAGATTAAGCCAATTTTCAAGACAATCTGCCGGCATAAAAATTGAAGAACAAGTTGTAGCTGCAAATATAGATTATGTGTTTTTAGTTATGGCATTAAATAACGATTTTAATATAAGAAGATTAGAACGATATTTACTGGTTGCATATGATAGTGGAGCAAGTCCAATTATCGTATTAACAAAAAAGGATTTATGTACTGATCTACCGGGTAAAATGGAAGAAGTAGAAGAGATTGCTTTTGGAGTACCAATTTTCTCAGTTAATAGTACAAACGGTGAAGGAATTGAAGAGCTAAAGCAATTGATTTCATTCGGAAAAACTGTTTCATTACTTGGTTCATCTGGTGTCGGTAAATCTACGTTATTAAACGCGTTAATTGGTGAGTTGAAGCAGATCACCCAAGATGTTCGTGAAGGTGATGACCGCGGTAAACATACTACAACACATCGTGAATTATTCTTCTTACCATCAGGCGGGATGGTAATCGATACACCAGGAATGCGAGAGTTACAACTTTGGGGTGGAGAAGAACATATTAGCTCAACATTTACAGATGTAGAAGAACTAGCTAAATCATGTAAATTCTCAGACTGTACACATTCGAAAGAACCTGACTGTGCAGTTAATCGAGCAATTGAAAACGGTGATTTAGAACCCGAAAGACTCACAAGCTATCGCAAACTTATGAAAGAACTAGCTTACGCTGAACGCAAACAAGACGCATCACTCGCTAGACAAGAAAGAGAAAAGTGGAAAAAAGTTAGCAAAATGATGAATAGCAAGTCTTATAAATAA
- a CDS encoding peptide MFS transporter: protein MSVATQQKNVSSNEQKPKTKHPPGLYLLFATEAWERFSYYGMRALLVLYLTTTVVQGGLGFKDAWALQLYGLFTGLVYFTPIIGGWITDNFLAKRRAITLGGIIMAAGNIALFGIHSSTGLYLGLILMIIGNGFFKPNISTIVGELYEGDDPRRDGAFTIFYMGINLGAFFAPFVTGYLAQTLFVSKNAAGADIFGYRYGFLAAAIGMIIGQIIFNLLASKYLGDLGTKPSAKVIKEGNKASVKDVPLTKKEKQRTTVIFILAAFVVFFWAGFEQAGSSLTLYTERFLDLKVGSFNVPSAWFQSVNPLFIMLFAPVVSAIWIKLARSGKNISVPAKMAMGLILLGVGFAFTIMAVMKTGSDPNHITVKANMMFMVMTYFFHTIAELVLSPVGLSAVSRYAPVKLASLLMGVWLSSSFIANLVGGQLAAFTTTLGMLQVFLVVGGAAILAGLILLALSPKLARMLD from the coding sequence ATGAGCGTAGCAACACAACAAAAAAACGTTTCATCAAACGAGCAAAAACCGAAAACGAAACACCCGCCTGGCCTTTACCTATTATTTGCAACAGAGGCTTGGGAGCGCTTTAGCTACTATGGAATGCGTGCACTTTTAGTTCTTTATTTAACAACAACTGTTGTTCAAGGTGGACTTGGATTTAAAGATGCTTGGGCACTTCAACTTTATGGATTATTTACTGGACTTGTATATTTCACTCCAATCATTGGTGGTTGGATTACAGATAATTTCCTTGCCAAACGTCGTGCTATTACTCTTGGTGGTATTATTATGGCAGCTGGTAACATCGCTTTATTTGGTATTCATTCTTCAACTGGTTTATACCTTGGATTAATTTTAATGATTATCGGTAATGGTTTCTTCAAGCCAAACATTTCAACAATTGTTGGTGAACTTTATGAAGGAGATGACCCACGTCGTGATGGTGCATTCACAATCTTCTACATGGGAATCAACTTAGGTGCTTTCTTTGCGCCATTCGTAACTGGTTATTTAGCTCAAACTCTATTTGTGTCTAAAAATGCTGCTGGAGCTGATATATTTGGTTACCGTTATGGTTTCTTAGCAGCTGCGATTGGTATGATTATTGGACAAATTATTTTCAACTTATTAGCTTCAAAATATCTTGGTGATTTAGGTACAAAACCTAGTGCTAAGGTGATCAAAGAGGGTAATAAAGCTTCTGTTAAGGATGTTCCTCTTACAAAGAAAGAAAAACAACGTACTACAGTTATCTTTATCTTAGCTGCATTCGTAGTATTTTTCTGGGCTGGATTTGAACAAGCTGGTTCTTCATTAACACTTTATACGGAACGTTTCTTGGATCTTAAAGTTGGTAGCTTCAATGTACCATCTGCATGGTTCCAATCTGTAAACCCATTATTCATTATGCTATTCGCTCCAGTTGTATCTGCTATCTGGATTAAATTAGCAAGAAGTGGTAAAAACATTAGTGTTCCTGCGAAAATGGCAATGGGACTTATCCTATTAGGTGTTGGTTTCGCATTCACAATTATGGCAGTAATGAAAACAGGTTCAGATCCAAATCATATTACTGTAAAAGCAAACATGATGTTCATGGTTATGACATATTTCTTCCATACAATTGCTGAATTAGTACTTTCACCAGTTGGTTTATCAGCAGTATCTCGTTATGCACCAGTTAAACTTGCTTCATTATTAATGGGTGTATGGTTATCATCAAGTTTCATTGCAAACTTAGTTGGTGGTCAATTAGCTGCATTTACAACTACTTTAGGTATGTTACAAGTATTCTTAGTAGTAGGTGGAGCTGCAATCTTAGCAGGCTTAATCTTACTTGCATTATCACCAAAACTTGCAAGAATGTTAGACTAA
- a CDS encoding dUTP diphosphatase (catalyzes the formation of dUMP from dUTP): protein MEKVRGFEIAKGFEDCGVNLPKRATTHAAGYDIECIEETIINPNEIKLIATGLKAYMQRDEFLALFVRSSTPLKKGLMKGNGVGVIDSDYYSNPSNDGHIMMQLINVSKEPVIIQKGERIGQAVFQKFLLADDDITGEDRVSGFGSTGK from the coding sequence TTGGAAAAAGTAAGAGGATTTGAAATAGCAAAAGGATTTGAAGACTGCGGTGTTAATCTACCAAAAAGAGCAACTACACATGCAGCTGGGTATGATATTGAATGTATCGAAGAAACAATTATAAATCCTAATGAAATAAAATTAATTGCAACAGGACTAAAAGCATATATGCAAAGAGACGAATTCTTAGCATTATTTGTTCGATCGTCTACACCATTAAAAAAAGGATTAATGAAAGGAAATGGGGTAGGAGTGATCGATTCAGATTACTACAGTAATCCTTCAAATGATGGACATATCATGATGCAATTAATCAATGTGTCAAAAGAGCCTGTTATCATTCAAAAGGGAGAGAGAATTGGACAAGCAGTTTTCCAAAAATTCCTATTAGCTGATGATGATATCACTGGTGAAGACAGAGTAAGTGGTTTTGGTAGTACTGGTAAATAA
- a CDS encoding GNAT family N-acetyltransferase produces MITEKQLIEIKQLQDECEKFEEINLKLNWEMLRNRKNDLKEDFFYYDKDQLAGYLATYYFGEKVEICGMVHPSFRRKGIFSNLLNEALNNLAPVSTILLNAPEVSKTAKEFIKKQEDCTYSFSEYQMVWKEQELIEFTPIVTFTKAVQLDFAFISRLDVVCFGFEKNDAEKYNQRILNEPDRALYIIEVNNEKIGKLSLLRENNESWIYGFAILPEYQGKGYGKNALLQIIEKENKIGNEIHLEVALENSNAKKLYTGCGFRQYNTQDYYVIKR; encoded by the coding sequence TTGATTACTGAAAAACAATTAATTGAAATTAAACAATTACAAGATGAATGCGAAAAATTTGAAGAAATAAATTTAAAGTTAAATTGGGAGATGCTAAGAAATCGGAAGAACGATTTAAAGGAAGATTTCTTTTATTATGATAAAGATCAACTAGCAGGTTATTTAGCAACATACTATTTTGGTGAAAAAGTTGAAATCTGTGGTATGGTTCACCCGAGTTTTCGCCGAAAAGGAATATTTTCAAACTTATTAAATGAAGCATTAAACAATTTAGCACCAGTTAGTACAATATTATTAAACGCTCCAGAAGTATCAAAAACAGCAAAAGAATTTATTAAAAAACAAGAAGATTGTACATATTCATTTTCTGAATATCAAATGGTTTGGAAAGAACAAGAACTAATAGAATTTACACCGATTGTTACTTTCACTAAAGCAGTACAACTGGATTTTGCATTTATATCAAGATTAGATGTTGTATGTTTTGGATTTGAAAAAAATGATGCAGAAAAATATAATCAACGCATTTTAAATGAGCCTGATCGTGCACTATATATAATAGAAGTAAATAATGAAAAAATCGGTAAATTGAGCCTTTTACGTGAAAATAATGAAAGTTGGATTTATGGTTTTGCAATTCTACCAGAATACCAAGGTAAAGGTTATGGTAAAAATGCATTACTTCAAATCATCGAAAAAGAAAATAAAATTGGAAACGAAATCCATTTAGAAGTAGCGCTTGAAAATAGTAACGCGAAGAAATTATATACAGGTTGTGGATTTAGACAATATAATACACAGGATTATTATGTGATTAAACGATAA
- a CDS encoding undecaprenyldiphospho-muramoylpentapeptide beta-N-acetylglucosaminyltransferase, with translation MSKKTIVFTGGGSAGHVTPNIAIINELSKNEWDIRYIGSRKGIEKELINKIDVPYYGISSGKLRRYIDFENVVDLFRVLKGCLDARKVLKKLKPSLVFSKGGFVSVPVIIAASTLKIPIFIHESDMTPGLANKISQRFATKIFTSFEEAKNYFPKSKTTSIGSPIRKELLNGSRKKGIDYLNFKSYLPIITVMGGSLGAKKINETVRDSLQELTKNYQIVHLCGKGNVDESLQNIERYKQFEYVHDELADLLAASQMIITRGGSNAIFEFLALHKPMLIIPLTKNQSRGDQILNAKSFKEKGYALMLEEEDLTIKTLQQSIEELQNKRDVFINNLKTSNQSNALEVLLEEIKKI, from the coding sequence ATGTCTAAAAAAACGATTGTATTTACAGGTGGTGGCTCAGCTGGGCATGTAACACCAAATATTGCGATTATTAATGAATTGAGTAAAAATGAATGGGATATACGCTATATCGGATCTAGAAAAGGAATTGAAAAAGAGTTAATCAATAAAATTGATGTACCATATTATGGCATTTCAAGTGGTAAATTAAGAAGATATATTGATTTTGAAAATGTTGTTGATCTATTTCGTGTACTAAAAGGTTGCCTTGATGCTAGAAAAGTTTTAAAAAAACTGAAACCTAGTCTAGTTTTTTCAAAAGGTGGTTTTGTTTCTGTACCCGTCATAATAGCAGCTAGTACATTAAAAATACCAATTTTTATACATGAAAGTGATATGACTCCAGGGCTTGCTAATAAAATATCACAACGATTTGCCACAAAGATTTTTACTTCATTTGAAGAAGCTAAAAATTATTTTCCAAAAAGTAAGACGACATCAATTGGTTCACCAATCCGAAAAGAACTTTTAAATGGTTCGCGAAAAAAAGGGATCGACTATCTTAATTTTAAAAGTTATCTACCTATTATAACGGTAATGGGTGGGAGCTTAGGTGCAAAGAAAATAAATGAAACTGTTAGAGATTCTTTACAGGAATTAACGAAAAATTACCAGATTGTTCATTTATGTGGAAAAGGTAATGTGGATGAAAGTTTACAAAATATTGAACGATATAAGCAGTTTGAATACGTTCATGATGAACTTGCAGACCTATTAGCAGCATCTCAAATGATTATTACTAGAGGTGGCTCAAATGCAATATTTGAATTTTTAGCATTACATAAACCTATGTTAATCATTCCCCTTACGAAAAATCAAAGTAGGGGTGATCAAATATTAAATGCTAAATCCTTTAAAGAAAAAGGATATGCATTAATGTTAGAGGAAGAAGATTTAACAATAAAAACACTCCAACAATCTATTGAAGAACTCCAAAACAAAAGGGATGTTTTTATTAATAATCTGAAAACATCGAATCAAAGTAATGCTCTAGAAGTACTTCTTGAAGAAATAAAGAAAATTTAA
- a CDS encoding GNAT family N-acetyltransferase: MIIREVKERDVHDLSSLMNQLGYPTTEQEMRVRYEKIKNNPHYFTIVAEVDDTIVGMVGLFRGHFYERNEVSVRIVAFVVDERHRKIGIGKQLIAQAEKWAKDVGALGIGLTSGKREEREVAHRFYKRLGYVDSSIGYVKKFD; the protein is encoded by the coding sequence ATGATCATAAGAGAAGTGAAAGAAAGAGATGTACATGATCTATCTAGTCTTATGAACCAATTAGGTTATCCTACTACTGAACAGGAAATGAGGGTCAGATATGAGAAAATAAAGAATAATCCGCATTATTTTACTATTGTAGCTGAAGTAGATGATACAATAGTAGGTATGGTTGGATTATTTAGAGGGCATTTTTACGAAAGAAATGAAGTAAGTGTACGAATTGTTGCATTTGTTGTTGACGAGCGGCACAGGAAAATTGGAATCGGAAAACAATTAATCGCACAAGCTGAAAAATGGGCTAAAGACGTTGGTGCTTTAGGAATTGGATTAACTAGCGGTAAAAGAGAAGAAAGGGAAGTAGCTCATCGTTTTTATAAAAGGTTAGGTTATGTAGATAGCAGTATTGGGTATGTAAAAAAATTTGACTAA
- a CDS encoding dehydratase: protein MSVLLDLQTGDSLKQVVLDPVSRIDLIKYAGASGDFNPIHTIDDEAKKAGLPGIIAHGMWTMGNLAKLFSDYYEVGFIENYSIRFKNMVFLNDVITLSSILEKTEENRLYFKVNAKNQNDVTVLTGKILFKIHE from the coding sequence ATGAGTGTTCTTTTAGACTTACAAACAGGTGATTCTCTAAAACAAGTTGTACTTGACCCAGTTTCACGAATTGATCTGATTAAATATGCTGGTGCTTCAGGAGATTTTAATCCGATTCATACAATAGATGATGAAGCTAAAAAAGCAGGCTTACCAGGCATAATCGCACATGGTATGTGGACTATGGGGAATTTAGCGAAACTTTTTTCGGATTATTATGAGGTTGGCTTTATTGAAAATTACTCGATTCGATTTAAAAATATGGTATTTCTAAATGATGTGATTACTTTAAGTTCAATTCTAGAGAAAACAGAAGAAAACAGGTTGTATTTTAAAGTAAATGCAAAAAATCAGAATGATGTAACAGTACTTACTGGTAAAATTTTATTTAAAATACATGAATGA
- a CDS encoding MaoC family dehydratase translates to MFQAFIGKRSKHVKNIVERGAVKKFAEAIGDLHPIYIDEDYGMKSRYGQNIAPPTFPRVFDYGKIENFNLPNVGLIHGEQTFEYKRPLLVGETINCYTEIKDYYEKRGGQGYMGFLVLSDHGEDQSGNSIFSAKSVVIITEEVRRVLTV, encoded by the coding sequence ATGTTTCAAGCTTTTATTGGAAAACGGTCTAAACATGTAAAAAATATTGTTGAGCGTGGTGCTGTAAAAAAATTCGCTGAAGCAATTGGAGATTTGCATCCAATCTATATTGATGAAGACTATGGAATGAAATCGAGATATGGACAAAATATTGCTCCACCAACATTTCCAAGAGTGTTTGATTATGGGAAAATAGAAAATTTTAACTTACCAAATGTCGGTTTGATTCATGGAGAACAGACATTTGAATACAAAAGACCACTTTTAGTAGGTGAAACAATTAACTGTTATACGGAAATAAAGGATTATTATGAAAAACGTGGCGGTCAAGGATATATGGGTTTCTTAGTTCTTTCAGATCATGGTGAAGACCAATCTGGAAATAGTATATTTTCTGCTAAATCAGTTGTCATTATTACAGAAGAAGTTAGGAGAGTGTTGACTGTATGA
- the fabG gene encoding 3-oxoacyl-ACP reductase FabG has protein sequence MAGRFEGRVAFITGGSRGIGKGIVELFATEGAKVAIIDVNEEALMQTATEFKQYELYTKVANVTNANEVETAMKEVHDAFGSIDIVVNNAGVIRDNLLFKMTDSDWDTVMDVHLKGSFNVVRAAQVFMVKQKYGRIINISSTSALGNRGQSNYATAKAGLQGLTKTLAIELGKYDITSNAVAPGFIETEMTKETAQRIGITFEQLVEASLSQIPAGRTGKPEDIANAVAFFADEKSSYVNGQVLYVAGGPKS, from the coding sequence ATGGCTGGAAGATTTGAAGGAAGAGTAGCCTTTATTACAGGTGGTAGTCGTGGTATTGGAAAAGGAATCGTAGAATTATTTGCAACAGAAGGAGCAAAAGTAGCTATTATTGACGTAAATGAAGAAGCACTCATGCAAACGGCAACAGAATTTAAGCAATATGAACTCTACACTAAAGTTGCAAACGTAACAAATGCGAATGAAGTTGAAACGGCGATGAAAGAAGTTCATGATGCTTTCGGTTCAATAGATATTGTCGTCAATAATGCTGGCGTTATTCGCGATAATTTATTATTTAAAATGACTGATTCAGACTGGGATACGGTTATGGATGTTCATTTAAAAGGTTCATTTAATGTTGTACGTGCTGCTCAAGTATTTATGGTAAAACAAAAATATGGAAGAATTATTAATATTTCTTCTACATCTGCACTTGGAAATCGCGGACAATCAAATTATGCAACTGCTAAAGCAGGGTTACAAGGATTAACGAAAACGCTAGCAATCGAGCTAGGTAAATATGACATTACATCAAATGCTGTAGCACCAGGTTTTATTGAAACTGAAATGACAAAAGAAACAGCACAACGGATTGGGATTACATTTGAGCAGTTAGTAGAAGCAAGTTTAAGCCAAATTCCAGCTGGAAGAACTGGTAAACCTGAAGATATCGCAAATGCTGTTGCATTTTTTGCTGATGAAAAATCATCTTATGTCAACGGTCAAGTTTTATATGTTGCTGGTGGTCCTAAATCTTAA
- a CDS encoding acyl-CoA/acyl-ACP dehydrogenase codes for MHLRLTDEQKMIQKTIRKFVEKELIPLENDVLRNEREGRPSLDPAVLEELQLKAKKAGFWGINTPTEYGGANLGQMMLAIIYMEISKTFVPFKFGGFADNILFYCNEEQKKKYLIPTINGEKKSCFAMTEPNAGSDTQNIKMTAVKDGNEWVLNGEKTFITGGNEADFVMAIAITDKEKHQKTGGREGVTCFIVDREMGWKSEYIHTMGEWGPAGLVFDNVRVPEENILGELHGGYNLGLEWIGFARWIVGANAVGAAERLLQMAIDYSKERETFGKPIAERQAIQWQIADSAVEIEAAKWLVLNAAYTLDQGEDNRHLASMAKLYGSNMGNRVVDRVLQIHGGIGYTKELPIERWYREARLWRIYDGTDEIQRLIISRNLLKGHVKLGQFV; via the coding sequence ATGCATTTACGCCTGACTGATGAACAAAAAATGATTCAAAAAACAATTCGAAAATTTGTTGAAAAAGAATTAATTCCGTTAGAGAATGATGTACTTAGAAATGAGCGTGAAGGTAGACCGAGTTTAGATCCTGCAGTTTTAGAAGAACTCCAATTAAAAGCAAAAAAAGCTGGGTTCTGGGGAATAAATACGCCTACTGAATACGGTGGTGCTAATTTAGGACAGATGATGCTTGCGATTATTTACATGGAAATTTCAAAAACATTCGTTCCTTTTAAATTTGGTGGTTTTGCGGATAATATATTATTTTATTGTAATGAAGAACAAAAAAAGAAATATTTAATTCCAACAATTAATGGCGAAAAGAAATCATGTTTTGCCATGACAGAACCTAATGCTGGTTCTGATACTCAAAATATTAAAATGACTGCTGTGAAAGATGGAAATGAATGGGTTTTAAATGGTGAAAAAACATTTATTACAGGCGGAAATGAAGCAGATTTCGTAATGGCCATTGCAATTACCGATAAAGAAAAACATCAAAAAACAGGTGGTCGTGAAGGGGTAACTTGTTTTATTGTCGATCGTGAAATGGGATGGAAATCTGAATATATTCATACAATGGGCGAATGGGGACCTGCTGGTTTAGTTTTTGATAATGTACGAGTACCTGAAGAAAATATTTTAGGTGAATTACATGGAGGATATAATTTAGGACTTGAATGGATTGGATTTGCAAGATGGATCGTAGGGGCAAATGCGGTTGGGGCAGCTGAGCGATTATTACAAATGGCAATTGACTATTCAAAAGAAAGGGAGACATTCGGAAAACCAATTGCCGAGCGACAGGCGATACAATGGCAAATTGCAGATTCAGCTGTCGAAATTGAAGCAGCAAAATGGCTCGTTTTAAATGCAGCATATACCCTGGATCAAGGTGAAGATAATAGACATTTAGCTTCGATGGCTAAACTATATGGTTCAAATATGGGCAATCGTGTCGTTGACCGTGTACTTCAAATTCACGGCGGTATTGGTTATACAAAAGAACTTCCAATCGAAAGATGGTACCGTGAAGCTAGACTATGGAGAATTTATGATGGCACTGATGAAATTCAACGACTAATCATTTCGCGTAATTTATTAAAAGGACATGTGAAATTAGGCCAATTCGTATAA